The Pseudomonas berkeleyensis genome includes a region encoding these proteins:
- the rnpA gene encoding ribonuclease P protein component has product MVSRGFGREKRLLTPRQFKAVFDSPSGKAPGKSVLLLARDNQLDHPRLGLVIGKKSVKLAVERNRIKRQIRESFRLSQDNLVGWDIVVVARKGLGDLENVELAQQFGKLWKRLARSRPNRDADLSSGTSDNPHA; this is encoded by the coding sequence GTGGTGAGTCGAGGCTTCGGCCGGGAAAAGCGACTGCTGACTCCCCGGCAATTCAAGGCAGTCTTCGACTCCCCAAGCGGTAAAGCTCCGGGCAAAAGTGTCCTGTTGCTAGCGCGCGATAACCAGCTTGATCATCCCCGCCTTGGTCTGGTGATCGGCAAAAAGAGCGTCAAGCTCGCCGTCGAGCGCAACCGCATCAAGCGTCAAATCCGCGAATCCTTCCGTCTCAGCCAGGACAACCTGGTGGGCTGGGATATCGTGGTGGTCGCCCGCAAAGGGCTAGGCGATCTGGAGAATGTCGAACTTGCCCAGCAATTCGGCAAACTCTGGAAACGCTTGGCCCGTAGCCGGCCCAACAGGGACGCAGATTTATCCTCCGGGACAAGCGACAATCCCCATGCGTAA